In one Pseudomonadota bacterium genomic region, the following are encoded:
- a CDS encoding DNA repair protein RadA yields the protein VTGEESAQQVKLRAQRLGVDADQFYLFPETNVEAILSAAYDVRPDVLIVDSIQTIFRPDLTSAPGSVSQVRESAAALLDLTKTLPTSTFLVGHVTKSGSIAGPRVLEHMVDTVLHFEGDRHHAFRMLRAMKNRFGAANEIGVFEMREGGLKEVGSPSALFLAERPRALHRADDDGARLTVRPL from the coding sequence GTCACCGGCGAGGAATCCGCGCAGCAGGTCAAGCTCCGCGCCCAGCGCCTCGGCGTCGACGCCGACCAGTTCTACCTCTTCCCCGAAACCAACGTCGAGGCCATCCTCTCTGCTGCCTACGACGTACGCCCCGATGTCCTGATCGTCGACTCGATCCAGACCATCTTTCGGCCCGACCTCACGAGCGCGCCGGGTTCGGTGTCGCAGGTCCGCGAGTCGGCCGCCGCGCTCCTCGACCTCACCAAGACGCTCCCGACGAGCACCTTCCTCGTCGGCCACGTCACCAAGTCGGGCAGCATCGCCGGGCCGCGCGTGCTGGAGCACATGGTCGACACGGTGCTCCACTTCGAGGGCGACCGCCACCACGCGTTCCGGATGCTCCGCGCCATGAAAAACCGCTTCGGGGCCGCCAACGAGATCGGCGTCTTCGAGATGCGCGAGGGGGGGCTGAAGGAGGTGGGCAGCCCGAGTGCGCTGTTTCTCGCAGAGCGGCCGCGTGCCCTCCATCGAGCAGACGACGACGGAGCCCGATTGACCGTACGACCGCTCTG